In the Podospora bellae-mahoneyi strain CBS 112042 chromosome 4, whole genome shotgun sequence genome, one interval contains:
- a CDS encoding hypothetical protein (COG:F; EggNog:ENOG503NWQQ), with protein MLKKIICKSPKKRTRTQSISPTRRWFTRSMADLFVHRPDVVSEASARSMAVRKAQGSGAESCTRLNGVSNGNGTRGEGWMAQYDCVGPMEAAARRRNPEIDSSSPCLTDQLHAFTGRTSEETKKPKPWSLRSSSRNVTLSAPREFFDAADKDIEGTITTYDELRKALKDHEDALSFENTCRINASVLEIKANAKLQALKKDDIERYYTPAPPRQGFQGQEHPRFYGDHFLSNIDLIQQTQLFSLFRAMPKGAHLHIHFNANLLPNFLLDIAKEMTRMYIWCNMPLVNDKGQVDRTALDRCRVQFSIMNEAAVKERGEGNIFDAAYQNRTVMQFSRFREEFRRRYAQEDVDRVDKWLQNKLVFEEEEAHGLLQTAKGAWEKFNARTQMMKGLFNYKSAYARYTRHCLEEFADDNIQYAEIRVNFMSTNQVWEDDGSKKLDNEGITDLIIDQYEKFQRQHQRKVVQGLKIIYCTPRSFDTEQVEESLHECLEFKLKEKYSNYIAGFDLVGEEGKGHPLHYFTKQLLRFQKACRLAGTSIPLLLHCGETLDHGDETDRNLLDALLLGSKRIGHGFALPRHPFIMEQMKQHSICVEVCPISNEILGLTPRISGHSVYNLLANNVHCTVSTDNGTLFRSRLSHDFYQVLAGKADMTLHGLRQLIEWSLEHSCMDAKEREKVHTAWLHMWEKFCLRIVKGEFDQPQQRRDGEATLGVAGNEKKTAAMPGP; from the exons ATGCTGAAAAAAATAATATGCAAGTCCCCGAAGAAACGCACCCGCACTCAGTCAATATCACCTACACGGCGCTGGTTTACAAGATCGATGGCTGACCTGTTCGTCCACAGGCCCGACGTTGTGAGTGAAGCTAGCGCAAGAAGCATGGCTGTAAGAAAGGCTCAAGGCTCTGGCGCTGAGTCCTGTACTCGGCTCAACGGGGTGTCTAATGGTAATGGAACTCGAGGTGAAGGCTGGATGGCTCAGTATGACTGCGTTGGGCCAATGGAGGCTGCTGCAAGAAGACGGAATCCAGAAATCGATTCATCAAGCCCCTGTCTCACAGATCAGCTTCATGCTTTCACTGGACGGACGTCTGAAGAAACAAAGAAACCAAAACCATGGTCGTTACGGAGTTCTTCAAGAAATGTGACGCTCTCAGCTCCGAGAGAGTTCTTTGACGCAGCAGATAAGGACATTGAGGGAACTATCACGACGTATGACGAGCTACGGAAGGCACTCAAGGACCACGAAGATGCACTTTCGTTTGAGAATACCTGCAGGATCAACGCTTCGGTGCTCGAGATCAAGGCCAACGCTAAGCTTCAGGCTCTCAAAAAGGACGACATCGAACGCTATTACACGCCAGCTCCGCCCAGGCAGGGGTTTCAGGGCCAGGAGCATCCTCGTTTCTACGGAGATCATTTCCTTTCCAACATCGACTTAATTCAACAAACCCAACTTTTCAGTCTCTTCCGCGCCATGCCCAAAGGTGCTCATCTTCATATTCACTTCAACGCTAACCTATTACCAAACTTTTTACTTGATATTGCGAAGGAGATGACCCGCATGTATATTTGGTGCAACATGCCACTGGTGAATGACAAGGGGCAGGTAGACCGGACCGCTTTGGATCGATGCCGGGTACAATTCAGTATTATGAACGAAGCGGCAGTGAAGGAGCGAGGCGAGGGCAATATTTTTGATGCCGCTTACCAAAACAGGACTGTGATGCAGTTCTCTAGGTTTCGGGAAGAATTCCGTCGGAGGTACGCCCAGGAGGACGTTGACAGAGTTGATAAATGGCTACAAAACAAGCTGGtctttgaagaagaggaggcccACGGTTTGCTTCAAACAGCAAAAGG GGCATGGGAAAAGTTCAACGCGAGAACGCAAATGATGAAGGGCCTCTTCAACTATAAAAGTGCATACGCAAGATATACACGCCATTGCTTAGAGGAGTTCGCCGATGACAACATCCAGTACGCCGAGATCCGTGTGAATTTCATGTCGACAAACCAAGTATGGGAAGATGACGGGTCCAAAAAACTTGACAATGAAGGAATCACAGATCTGATTATCGATCAATACGAGAAATTCCAACGCCAGCATCAACGAAAAGTAGTTCAGGGGCTCAAGATCATCTATTGCACGCCACGGTCATTCGACACCGAGCAGGTGGAAGAGTCGCTTCACGAGTGTCTCGAGTTCAAGCTCAAAGAGAAGTACTCAAACTACATTGCCGGTTTTGACTTGGTTGGCGAAGAAGGCAAAGGTCACCCCTTACATTATTTCACAAAGCAGCTGCTTCGATTCCAGAAAGCCTGTCGGCTAGCAGGAACCTCCATACCGCTTTTGTTGCACTGCGGTGAGACTCTGGATCATGGCGATGAGACGGACAGAAACCTGCTTGATGCTCTCCTGCTCGGGTCCAAGCGGATTGGCCACGGGTTTGCCCTGCCGCGGCATCCTTTTATTATGGAGCAGATGAAACAACACAGCATCTGTGTGGAAGTGTGCCCAATATCGAACGAGATACTGGGACTCACGCCGAGAATAAGCGGGCACTCTGTGTACAACCTGCTGGCTAATAATGTCCACTGCACTGTGAGCACCGACAACGGGACACTATTTAG ATCGCGATTATCACACGACTTTTACCAAGTACTGGCAGGAAAGGCAGACATGACGCTCCATGGACTTCGGCAGCTGATTGAGTGGAGTCTTGAGCACTCGTGCATGGATGCaaaggagagggaaaaggtgCATACCGCTTGGCTCCACATGTGGGAGAAGTTTTGTCTGAGGATTGTCAAGGGTGAATTTGACCAACCGCAACAGCGAAGAGACGGCGAGGCTACCTTGGGGGTGGCTGGAAACGAGAAAAAGACAGCTGCTATGCCCGGCCCATGA